One Halichoerus grypus chromosome 1, mHalGry1.hap1.1, whole genome shotgun sequence genomic region harbors:
- the CCDC159 gene encoding coiled-coil domain-containing protein 159 isoform X10 codes for MRWCPRGIKFQRHSWGLASRSLRGEHEQVKPLETNSSKVKVKSTMMIPDSQKLLRCELESLKSQLQAQTKAFEFLNHSVTMLEKESSLQQIKIQQLEEVLSPMSRQTEKEGHKWGVEQGRQELYGALAQGLQGLQRTLHDSEEVQRARTTRCLQLLAQEIRDRLHCPLSKKFLWEELELVREEVTFIYQKLQAQEDEITENLVNIQKMQKTQVKCRKVLTKMKQQGYETSNWPETEEMPPGGGGSWRDDLQKELSDIWSAVHLLQNSFDGFTMSSGLPRALNLRGYKGHRGLSPLLLSWDSDSDQDPSQPPFSKSRSFPSA; via the exons ATGCGATGGTGTCCCCGCGGGATCAAATTTCAGCGTCACAGCTGGGGACTGGCTTCGCGGTCCTTgagaggagagcatgagcaggtg AAGCCCTTGGAGACCAACTCTTCCAAAGTCAAAG TTAAGTCCACCATGATGATTCCTGACTCCCAGAAGCTCCTGCGCTGCGAACTGGAGTCACTCAAGAGCCAGCTCCAGGCCCAGACCAAG GCTTTCGAGTTCCTAAACCACTCAGTGACCATGCTGGAGAAGGAGAGCTCCCTGCAGCAAATCAAGATCCAACAGCTGGAGG AGGTTCTGAGTCCTATGAGCCGccagacagagaaggagggacaCAAGTGGGGCGTGGAGCAGGGACGGCAGGAGCTGTATGGGGCCCTAGCTCAAGGCCTGCAGGGACTACAGAGGACCCTGCATGACAGCGAGGAGGTGCAGAGGGCCCGCACCACTCGCTGCCTGCAGCTGCTGGCCCAGGAGATCCGGGACAG GCTGCACTGTCCCCTCAGCAAGAAGTTCCTGTGGGAGGAGCTGGAGCTGGTGCGGGAGGAGGTGACCTTCATCTATCAGAAGCTCC aggCTCAGGAGGACGAGATCACAGAGAACCTGGTGAACATCCAGAAGATGCAGAAGACACAGGTGAAGTGCCGCAAG GTCCTGACCAAGATGAAGCAGCAGGGGTATGAGACATCCAACTGGCCGGAGACTGAGGAGATGCCACCAGGAGGCGGAGGCTCCTGGAGGGATGACCTCCAAAAGGAGCTGAGTGACATATG GTCCGCTGTGCACTTGCTGCAGAACTCCTTTGATGGCTTCACCATGTCCTCAGGCCTCCCCAGGGCCTTGAACCTCAGGG GCTACAAGGGGCACCGAGGCCTGagccctctgctcctctcctgggACTCAGACTCAGACCAGGATCCTTCCCAGCCACCATTCAGCAAGAGCCGCTCCTTCCCATCCG CCTGA
- the CCDC159 gene encoding coiled-coil domain-containing protein 159 isoform X11, translating into MRWCPRGIKFQRHSWGLASRSLRGEHEQVKPLETNSSKVKVKSTMMIPDSQKLLRCELESLKSQLQAQTKAFEFLNHSVTMLEKESSLQQIKIQQLEEVLSPMSRQTEKEGHKWGVEQGRQELYGALAQGLQGLQRTLHDSEEVQRARTTRCLQLLAQEIRDSKKFLWEELELVREEVTFIYQKLQAQEDEITENLVNIQKMQKTQVKCRKVLTKMKQQGYETSNWPETEEMPPGGGGSWRDDLQKELSDIWSAVHLLQNSFDGFTMSSGLPRALNLRGYKGHRGLSPLLLSWDSDSDQDPSQPPFSKSRSFPSA; encoded by the exons ATGCGATGGTGTCCCCGCGGGATCAAATTTCAGCGTCACAGCTGGGGACTGGCTTCGCGGTCCTTgagaggagagcatgagcaggtg AAGCCCTTGGAGACCAACTCTTCCAAAGTCAAAG TTAAGTCCACCATGATGATTCCTGACTCCCAGAAGCTCCTGCGCTGCGAACTGGAGTCACTCAAGAGCCAGCTCCAGGCCCAGACCAAG GCTTTCGAGTTCCTAAACCACTCAGTGACCATGCTGGAGAAGGAGAGCTCCCTGCAGCAAATCAAGATCCAACAGCTGGAGG AGGTTCTGAGTCCTATGAGCCGccagacagagaaggagggacaCAAGTGGGGCGTGGAGCAGGGACGGCAGGAGCTGTATGGGGCCCTAGCTCAAGGCCTGCAGGGACTACAGAGGACCCTGCATGACAGCGAGGAGGTGCAGAGGGCCCGCACCACTCGCTGCCTGCAGCTGCTGGCCCAGGAGATCCGGGACAG CAAGAAGTTCCTGTGGGAGGAGCTGGAGCTGGTGCGGGAGGAGGTGACCTTCATCTATCAGAAGCTCC aggCTCAGGAGGACGAGATCACAGAGAACCTGGTGAACATCCAGAAGATGCAGAAGACACAGGTGAAGTGCCGCAAG GTCCTGACCAAGATGAAGCAGCAGGGGTATGAGACATCCAACTGGCCGGAGACTGAGGAGATGCCACCAGGAGGCGGAGGCTCCTGGAGGGATGACCTCCAAAAGGAGCTGAGTGACATATG GTCCGCTGTGCACTTGCTGCAGAACTCCTTTGATGGCTTCACCATGTCCTCAGGCCTCCCCAGGGCCTTGAACCTCAGGG GCTACAAGGGGCACCGAGGCCTGagccctctgctcctctcctgggACTCAGACTCAGACCAGGATCCTTCCCAGCCACCATTCAGCAAGAGCCGCTCCTTCCCATCCG CCTGA
- the CCDC159 gene encoding coiled-coil domain-containing protein 159 isoform X12 — MSRWYVKPLETNSSKVKVKSTMMIPDSQKLLRCELESLKSQLQAQTKAFEFLNHSVTMLEKESSLQQIKIQQLEEVLSPMSRQTEKEGHKWGVEQGRQELYGALAQGLQGLQRTLHDSEEVQRARTTRCLQLLAQEIRDRLHCPLSKKFLWEELELVREEVTFIYQKLQAQEDEITENLVNIQKMQKTQVKCRKVLTKMKQQGYETSNWPETEEMPPGGGGSWRDDLQKELSDIWSAVHLLQNSFDGFTMSSGLPRALNLRGYKGHRGLSPLLLSWDSDSDQDPSQPPFSKSRSFPSA; from the exons atgagcaggtggtaTGTG AAGCCCTTGGAGACCAACTCTTCCAAAGTCAAAG TTAAGTCCACCATGATGATTCCTGACTCCCAGAAGCTCCTGCGCTGCGAACTGGAGTCACTCAAGAGCCAGCTCCAGGCCCAGACCAAG GCTTTCGAGTTCCTAAACCACTCAGTGACCATGCTGGAGAAGGAGAGCTCCCTGCAGCAAATCAAGATCCAACAGCTGGAGG AGGTTCTGAGTCCTATGAGCCGccagacagagaaggagggacaCAAGTGGGGCGTGGAGCAGGGACGGCAGGAGCTGTATGGGGCCCTAGCTCAAGGCCTGCAGGGACTACAGAGGACCCTGCATGACAGCGAGGAGGTGCAGAGGGCCCGCACCACTCGCTGCCTGCAGCTGCTGGCCCAGGAGATCCGGGACAG GCTGCACTGTCCCCTCAGCAAGAAGTTCCTGTGGGAGGAGCTGGAGCTGGTGCGGGAGGAGGTGACCTTCATCTATCAGAAGCTCC aggCTCAGGAGGACGAGATCACAGAGAACCTGGTGAACATCCAGAAGATGCAGAAGACACAGGTGAAGTGCCGCAAG GTCCTGACCAAGATGAAGCAGCAGGGGTATGAGACATCCAACTGGCCGGAGACTGAGGAGATGCCACCAGGAGGCGGAGGCTCCTGGAGGGATGACCTCCAAAAGGAGCTGAGTGACATATG GTCCGCTGTGCACTTGCTGCAGAACTCCTTTGATGGCTTCACCATGTCCTCAGGCCTCCCCAGGGCCTTGAACCTCAGGG GCTACAAGGGGCACCGAGGCCTGagccctctgctcctctcctgggACTCAGACTCAGACCAGGATCCTTCCCAGCCACCATTCAGCAAGAGCCGCTCCTTCCCATCCG CCTGA
- the CCDC159 gene encoding coiled-coil domain-containing protein 159 isoform X7 produces the protein MRWCPRGIKFQRHSWGLASRSLRGEHEQVVCASQGSFGPVSQVLSVTFEDSVPTTVFQAMAQINLLNHNNPGSDPLLAGLPQDPDYSVPCYCSSPLPSNGCLPANGKCDKYWVSSSDKTLDYTIHWSRVPEPEIVGPAASENTVPRIDWRLERDLEPQSYGSSIFPNPGSEEQCNDQDLLKRHHNTAKKPLETNSSKVKVKSTMMIPDSQKLLRCELESLKSQLQAQTKAFEFLNHSVTMLEKESSLQQIKIQQLEEVLSPMSRQTEKEGHKWGVEQGRQELYGALAQGLQGLQRTLHDSEEVQRARTTRCLQLLAQEIRDRGSGGRDHREPGEHPEDAEDTGEVPQGPDQDEAAGV, from the exons ATGCGATGGTGTCCCCGCGGGATCAAATTTCAGCGTCACAGCTGGGGACTGGCTTCGCGGTCCTTgagaggagagcatgagcaggtggtaTGTG CCTCCCAGGGCTCCTTTGGTCCGGTTTCCCAGGTTCTCAGTGTGACGTTCGAGGACAGTGTCCCCACTACTGTATTTCAGGCGATGGCACAGATTAATTTACTTAATCACAACAACCCAGGAAG CGACCCTCTTCTGGCTGGCCTACCCCAGGATCCTGACTACTCTGTGCCCTGCTACTGCTCATCTCCCTTGCCCTCCAACGGGTGTTTGCCTGCTAACGGGAAGTGTGACAAGTACTGGG TTTCTTCCTCAGACAAGACCTTGGATTATACGATTCACTGGTCCAGGGTCCCAGAGCCAGAGATCGTGGGGCCAGCTGCTTCTGAGAACACAGTGCCGAGGATAGACTGGAGGCTAGAGAGGGACTTGGAGCCTCAGTCATATGGGTCTTCCATCTTCCCGAACCCAGGCTCAGAGGAGCAGTGTAATGACCAGGACCTTCTGAAGAGGCATCACAACACTGCTAAG AAGCCCTTGGAGACCAACTCTTCCAAAGTCAAAG TTAAGTCCACCATGATGATTCCTGACTCCCAGAAGCTCCTGCGCTGCGAACTGGAGTCACTCAAGAGCCAGCTCCAGGCCCAGACCAAG GCTTTCGAGTTCCTAAACCACTCAGTGACCATGCTGGAGAAGGAGAGCTCCCTGCAGCAAATCAAGATCCAACAGCTGGAGG AGGTTCTGAGTCCTATGAGCCGccagacagagaaggagggacaCAAGTGGGGCGTGGAGCAGGGACGGCAGGAGCTGTATGGGGCCCTAGCTCAAGGCCTGCAGGGACTACAGAGGACCCTGCATGACAGCGAGGAGGTGCAGAGGGCCCGCACCACTCGCTGCCTGCAGCTGCTGGCCCAGGAGATCCGGGACAG aggCTCAGGAGGACGAGATCACAGAGAACCTGGTGAACATCCAGAAGATGCAGAAGACACAGGTGAAGTGCCGCAAG GTCCTGACCAAGATGAAGCAGCAGGGGTATGA
- the CCDC159 gene encoding coiled-coil domain-containing protein 159 isoform X1: MRWCPRGIKFQRHSWGLASRSLRGEHEQVVCASQGSFGPVSQVLSVTFEDSVPTTVFQAMAQINLLNHNNPGSDPLLAGLPQDPDYSVPCYCSSPLPSNGCLPANGKCDKYWVSSSDKTLDYTIHWSRVPEPEIVGPAASENTVPRIDWRLERDLEPQSYGSSIFPNPGSEEQCNDQDLLKRHHNTAKKPLETNSSKVKVKSTMMIPDSQKLLRCELESLKSQLQAQTKAFEFLNHSVTMLEKESSLQQIKIQQLEEVLSPMSRQTEKEGHKWGVEQGRQELYGALAQGLQGLQRTLHDSEEVQRARTTRCLQLLAQEIRDRLHCPLSKKFLWEELELVREEVTFIYQKLQAQEDEITENLVNIQKMQKTQVKCRKVLTKMKQQGYETSNWPETEEMPPGGGGSWRDDLQKELSDIWSAVHLLQNSFDGFTMSSGLPRALNLRGYKGHRGLSPLLLSWDSDSDQDPSQPPFSKSRSFPSA; the protein is encoded by the exons ATGCGATGGTGTCCCCGCGGGATCAAATTTCAGCGTCACAGCTGGGGACTGGCTTCGCGGTCCTTgagaggagagcatgagcaggtggtaTGTG CCTCCCAGGGCTCCTTTGGTCCGGTTTCCCAGGTTCTCAGTGTGACGTTCGAGGACAGTGTCCCCACTACTGTATTTCAGGCGATGGCACAGATTAATTTACTTAATCACAACAACCCAGGAAG CGACCCTCTTCTGGCTGGCCTACCCCAGGATCCTGACTACTCTGTGCCCTGCTACTGCTCATCTCCCTTGCCCTCCAACGGGTGTTTGCCTGCTAACGGGAAGTGTGACAAGTACTGGG TTTCTTCCTCAGACAAGACCTTGGATTATACGATTCACTGGTCCAGGGTCCCAGAGCCAGAGATCGTGGGGCCAGCTGCTTCTGAGAACACAGTGCCGAGGATAGACTGGAGGCTAGAGAGGGACTTGGAGCCTCAGTCATATGGGTCTTCCATCTTCCCGAACCCAGGCTCAGAGGAGCAGTGTAATGACCAGGACCTTCTGAAGAGGCATCACAACACTGCTAAG AAGCCCTTGGAGACCAACTCTTCCAAAGTCAAAG TTAAGTCCACCATGATGATTCCTGACTCCCAGAAGCTCCTGCGCTGCGAACTGGAGTCACTCAAGAGCCAGCTCCAGGCCCAGACCAAG GCTTTCGAGTTCCTAAACCACTCAGTGACCATGCTGGAGAAGGAGAGCTCCCTGCAGCAAATCAAGATCCAACAGCTGGAGG AGGTTCTGAGTCCTATGAGCCGccagacagagaaggagggacaCAAGTGGGGCGTGGAGCAGGGACGGCAGGAGCTGTATGGGGCCCTAGCTCAAGGCCTGCAGGGACTACAGAGGACCCTGCATGACAGCGAGGAGGTGCAGAGGGCCCGCACCACTCGCTGCCTGCAGCTGCTGGCCCAGGAGATCCGGGACAG GCTGCACTGTCCCCTCAGCAAGAAGTTCCTGTGGGAGGAGCTGGAGCTGGTGCGGGAGGAGGTGACCTTCATCTATCAGAAGCTCC aggCTCAGGAGGACGAGATCACAGAGAACCTGGTGAACATCCAGAAGATGCAGAAGACACAGGTGAAGTGCCGCAAG GTCCTGACCAAGATGAAGCAGCAGGGGTATGAGACATCCAACTGGCCGGAGACTGAGGAGATGCCACCAGGAGGCGGAGGCTCCTGGAGGGATGACCTCCAAAAGGAGCTGAGTGACATATG GTCCGCTGTGCACTTGCTGCAGAACTCCTTTGATGGCTTCACCATGTCCTCAGGCCTCCCCAGGGCCTTGAACCTCAGGG GCTACAAGGGGCACCGAGGCCTGagccctctgctcctctcctgggACTCAGACTCAGACCAGGATCCTTCCCAGCCACCATTCAGCAAGAGCCGCTCCTTCCCATCCG CCTGA